GTCGGCCGTCGGCCGCACGTACAGCAACCGGACGGCGTCGCCGGCCCTGGCCGCGTACCTGGCGGCCCAGCGGGCGGCCGCCGCAGCGGTCTCCGAGCCGTCCCAGGCGACGGTCAGCGGCAGCGTCATCACGGCCTCCCCGTGTACTGCGGCGGGACCACCACGAGCGGACCGTGGGCGTGGTGGAGCAGCGATCGGGTCGTGGAGCCCAGGAGGGCGTCGTGCCAGCCGCTGCGACCGTGACTGCCGACCACCAGACAGCGCGCGTGCTCGGCGGCCCGCACCAGCACGTGCGCCGGATGGCCGGTGAGCACCTGTGGTTCCGCCTCGACGTGCGGGTACTTGTCGTTCCAACCGGCCAGAGCCTCGGCCAGGTCCAGCCTGGCCTCCTCCTGGACCGCCGGGCGGGCGGCGTCGTGCGGGCGACGCACCTCGACCGCCGTCAGGCGGGCACCCGTGAGCGCCGCCTCCTCGTAGGCGTACGCGACCGCGGCCTCGGACGCGGCCGAGCCGTCCACACCGACCACGACGGTTCCGCCGTGCTCCGGCTGCGGTTCCTCCGGCTTCGGCACCAGCGCGACCGGACAGGCGACCTGTCCCAGCAGACCGGCTCCCCGACTGCGGACGAAGGCCGCCTCGACGTCCCCGAGCAGGCGCGTGCCGACGACGACCTGGGACGCGTCCGCGGAGAGCCGTTGCAGGACCTCGGTGGGCCTGCCCTCGGCCACGCCCACGCTCACCTCGAGGTCGGGATGCAGTTGCAGCGCCTCCGCGCGTGCGGTGTCCACGAGCGCCTGCCCTGTGGCCCTGAAGTGGGAAGCCCACAGGTGGCCGGCGCTGCCCGGGGCCGTCTCGGGAGAGATGGCGGACGGCCACTCCTGGGCGTGCACGATCAGGAGTGGCAGCCCCCGCGCCGCCGCCTCGTCGGCCGCCCAGCGCACCGCCCACGGGGCGGCCGTGGACCTGGACACACCGACCAGGACCGGTTGCCTTCCCCTGGGAACGTTCATCGCGGACTCCCTTCGCACGGGCCCGGTCGGCCCTCTTCGAGAGTGCCGTCGGGCGGCCGGCCGCCCCAGGGCCGTTCAGCCCGCCGACCGGCCCTGCTCGGAGCCGCGTGCGCAGGCGTCAGGTGCTGTACTGGGCTTGTGAGCGCGATCGACAGCCTCCACGGCGCCGTCTTCGACACCGACGGTGTGCTCACCGAGACCGCGACCCTGCACGCGATGGCCTGGAAGGCGGCCTTCGACGATCTGCTGCGCGCGCTGCCGGACAGCGTTCCGGCCGCGGCGCGTGCGCCGTTCGACCTGGCGACCGACTATCCGCGCCACGTCGACGGCCGCTCCCGCGAGGACGGTGTGCGGGCCTTTCTCGCCTCCCGGGGGCTGGGCGACCTCGACCCGTCGAGGATCGGACGTCTGGCCCTCCGGAAGGACAGGATCTACCTGGCGCTGCTCCGTCACCTGGGCGTGGCGCCGTCGCCCGGCGCGGTGGACCTGCTCAGCGCGCTTCACGGGCTCGGCGTGCCCACGGCGGCGGTGTCGGCGAGCCGCCACTGCGCGCAGGTGCTGGCCGCCGCCGGCTTGGCCGAACGGTTCGACGCCCTCGTGGACGGCCTGGAAGCGGCCAGACTCGGCCTGGCGGGAAAGCCCGATCCGGCGCTCTTCGTCGAGGCGGCGCGGCGGCTCGGCACGGCGCCCGCCCGGACGATGGTGGTCGAGGACGCCCTGGTGGGCGTCGAGGCCGCCCGCCGGGGCGGCTTCTCCCCCGTGGTCGGCGTGGACCGGGGCGCGGGCGCGGGCGAGCTGCTGGCCAACGGCGCGGACCTCGTGGTGGACGGCCTGACCGAACTGCCGACGCTGCTGGGGCTCTGATCACGTCGCTCCGGGCCGTCCGCGGAGATCCAGTACGGCCACCCCGGTGACCCGGTCGGCGGCCAGGTCCGCGAGAGCCCGGTCCGCGTCGCCGAACGCGTAGGCGACCGTACGCACCCGCAGCGGCAGACCGGCCACCTCGGCGAGGTAGGCGCGGCCGTCGGCCCGGGTGTTGGCGGTGACGCTGCGCAGGGTCCGCTCCTGGAACAGGTGCGCGGCGTAGTTCAGGGCCGGGATGTCGCTGAGGTGGATCCCGGCCACGGCCAGCGTCCCGCCGCGGTCGAGCGCGGCGAGCGCCACCGGCACTAGGTCGCCGACCGGCGCGAAGAGGATCGCCGCGTCCAGCGGCTCGGGCGGGGCGTCGTAGGCCCCGCCCGCGGAGGCCGCACCGAGTTCGAGGGCGAGCCACCGGGCCTCCTCGGCGCGGGTGAGCACGTGGACGGTCGCCCCCCTGGCGATCGCCAGCTGGGCGGTGAGGTGGGCGGAGGCGCCGAAGCCGTAGATGCCGAGCCGCCCGCCGCGCGGCAGCTCCGCGCGCTCCAGGGCCCGGTAGCCGATGATGCCCGCGCACAGCAGCGGCGCGAGTTCGGCCTCGTCGCGCCCGTCGGACGGCAGTGCGTAGACGTAGCGCGCATCGGCGATCAGGAGCCGGGCGAAGCCGCCGTCGCGGTCCCAGCCGGTGTAGCGCGACTCGGGGCAGAGGTTCTCCCGGCCCGCCCGGCAGTAGCGGCAGACGCCGCAGGTCCGTGCGAGCCAGGCGGCACCGACCCGGTCGCCGGGCCCGAAGCCGGGCGTGTCCGGCCCGGTGGCGATCACCCGGCCCACCGCCTCGTGGCCGGGTGTGCGTCCGGGCGCGCGGGGGGCGAGGTCGCCCTCGGCGAGGTGCAGGTCGGTGCGGCAGACGCCGCACACGTCGACCTCGACGAGCAGTTCCCCCGGGCCCGGATCCGGCACGGCCTTCCGGACCAGCCGTAGGGGTCGCGTGTCCATGGGGCCTGGACTCTCGACGACCCAGGCCTCCGTCTCCCGCCCGTGCCCGGTCATGGCATCACCCGTTCCGCCGCCTGCTCTCCCCCTTCGACGGTCCCTCCGCCGCCGCAGCGCCGCAAGCGCGAGGCACGACCCGGCACCGAGGTGCGGACGACCCGGTCGGCGGGGACCATGAGGGGATCCGCGGCAGCACCTGGAGCCACCGTGAACGGCGACGCCTGGACCCTCAGGCACGAGGGACTCGACCCGGCCCGCGAGGGGCTGCTGGAGGCGTTGTGCGCCGTGGGCAACGGGTACTTCGTCACCCGCGCCGCCGCCCCCGAGGCCACGGCCGACGGGGTGCACTACCCGGGCACCTACCTCGCGGGCTGCTACCACCGCGCGACCTCGTCCGTGCAGGGGCGCACCGTCGTCAACGAGGATCTGGTCAACGGGCCGAACTGGCTGCCGCTGTCCTTCCGGGCGGCCGGGGAGGAGGGCCCGTGGTTCGGCGAACCCGGATTCCCCGCTCTGGACCAGCGACTCGAACTCGACCTCCGGCACGCCGTGCTCACCCGCAGACGTCGGTGCCGGGACGGTGCCGGGCGCACCACGGACGTCGTCCAACGGGTCTTCGCCCACATGGGCCGGCCGCATCTGGGCGTGCTGGTCACCCAGCTGACCCCGGTCGACTGGACGGGGATGCTGGAGGTCCGCTCCGGTCTGGAGGGCCGGGTGGCGAACGACGGCGTGGCGCGCTACCGGGGTCTGAACAGCCGCCATCTGATCCCCGCCGGGCAGGGGGTCGAGGGCGACGTCGGCTGGCTCCAGGCGAGGACGGAGGACTCCGGGCTGCGCGTCGGGCTGGCCGCCCGGATCCGCTTCCGTGCCGGCGACGCCGCGTTCTGCGGTCTCCGGAACGGTCTGCCCGACGTGGAGGGGCGAATCGACCAGTCGTTCACCGTGGCGGTGCGTCAGGGACACACGCTGACCGTGGAGAAGACCGCCGCCCTGTTCACCTCGAGGGACGGACTGGCCGCCGAACCCGCCGCCAGCGCACGGGACCTGGTCGCCGCGGCCGAGGACGTGCCGGACCTGGAACGGCAGCACCGGCTGCGCTGGCAGGAGCTGTGGCGCCGTTGCCGGGTCGGCGCGGACTTCGACGGCGCCGGCACGGTCCACCTCTACGCCCTGCACCTGCTGCAGACCTTCTCGCCCAACTCGGTCGACCTGGACGTCGGCATCCCGGCGCGGGGCCTGCACGGCGAGGCGTACCGCGGCCACGTCTTCTGGGACGAGCTGTTCATCCTTCCCTACTTCAACCGGCACCTGCCCGAACTCAGCCGTGCGGTGCTGCGCTACCGCCACCGCCGCCTGGACCGGGCCCGACGCGACGCCACCGCGACGGGGCGGCGCGGGGCGATGTTCCCCTGGCAGAGCGGCAGCGACGGCGGCGAGGAGACCCAGGAGCTGCACCTCAACCCGCGCTCCGGCCGCTGGCTGCCGGACCACAGCAGGCTGCAGCGCCACGTCGGCTCCGCCGTCGCCTACAACGTCTGGCAGTACCACCAGGCCACCGGCGACACGGAGTTCCTCGCCGATGCGGGTGCCGAGCTGATCCTGGAGGTGGCCCGGTTCTGGGCGGACTCGGCGGAGTTCGACGAGAGGATCGACCGGTACCGGATCCGCGGTGTGGTGGGCCCGGACGAGTACCACGACGGCTACCCGTGGAGCTCACGACCGGGCCTGGACGACAACGCCTACACCAACGTCATGGCGTCCTGGACGCTGCACACCGCCCGCCGGGTGCTCAGGGAGCTGCCGTCCTACCGACGTGGAGAGCTCCTGGCAGCCCTGGGGGTGGAGCCCGCCGAGCTCGCGCGCTGGGACGAGCTCTCCCACCGGCTCCATGTGCCCTTCCACGACGGGGTGATCAGCCAGTTCGACGGCTACGAGCGGCTGGAGGAACTGGACTGGTCCGCCCTGCGCGCCCGCCACGGCGACATCCGCCGGCTGGACCGCCTGCTGGAGGCCGAGGGGGACACCGTCAACCGCTACCGCGCCTCGAAGCAGGCGGACGTGCTGATGCTCTGGTACCTGTTCCCTCCCGACGAGGTGCGGCGCATGCTCTCCCGGCTCGGCTGCGCGGCCGATCCGGACCTGATGGAACGCACGGTCGACTACTACCTCGCCCGCACGTCCCACGGCTCGACGCTCAGCGCCGTCGTCCACGCCTGGGTGCTGGCGCGCCGCGACCGGCCGGCCTCGTGGCGGTTCTTCCGGGAGGCCGTCGCCGGCGACGTCCACGACATCCAGGGCGGCACCACCGCCGAGGGCGTCCACCTGGGCGCGATGGCGGGCGTGGTCGACCTGCTGGAGCGCTGCTACTCCGGCCTGTCCTTGCAGGGCGGGACGCTCGTCCTTGACCCGGCGCTGCCACCGCAGCTGGGACGGCTGGACCTGAACCTGCGCTACCGCGGGCACGGCGACGTCCGGGTCCGCCTGGCCCACCGCCACGCCACCGTCACCCTGCCGGCCGGCACGGCCCCACCGATCCAGGTGGTGCTCCGCGGCAGCCCGACGACACTGCGGGCGGGCGAAAGCCACCGCGTCGACTGGTGACTCCGCACCGCCCGCCCGTTCAGCCGAGCGGAACCACCGCCACCGGGCAGCGGGCGTGCTCGACCAGTGCCTGGCTGACCGAGCCGAGACGGCCGATCGGACCCGTCGGTCGTCCGCCCCGGCCGACGACGAGCAGGCTGGCGTCCGCGGACAGGGCGACGAGTTGCTTGGCGGCCCCGGACTTGACGGGGTCGGGGCGGACCTCGACCGCGGGGAACTCCTCGCGCCAACCCGACAGCACCTCGGCGAGCAGCCGCCGCTCCTCGTCCTCGACGTGGCCCTCCTCGTAGACCGGCGGGGCCGCCTTCCCGATGCGCAGCAGCGGGTAACGCCAGGCGTGCACGACACGCAGCGGCAGCTTCCTGCGCTCGGCGGCCGTGAAGGCGAACCGCAGCACCGGCTCGTCCGGCTCCCGGGCGTCGACGCCGGCGACGACCTCCCCTGCCGTGCGCCCGGCGGTGTCGTCGGTCGCGTGCACCACCACGACCGGGCACCGCGCCGTCGCGGCCGTGTGCAGGCTCGTGGAGCCCGCCAGCAGGCCGGGGAATCCGCCGGAGCCGCGGGCTCCGATCACGAGCAACCCGGCCGTCTCGGCCTCCTCGGCCAGAACCGCGCGCGGAGTGCCGTCAAGCACCTCGGCGGACACCGTCAGCGCCGGTCGCCGCCCGCGCACGGTCCGGGCGAGTTCGTCGAGCGACTGCCGCGCCTGGTCGCGGACCGTGTGCAGGGCCTCGGCGTGCGCGTGCCGCATGTCCGCCTCCCCGCAGCCGTGGACGAGCCTCAGCTCCGCGCCGCGCAGTTCCGCCTCCGACTCGGCCCAGGCGACGACGGGCCCGTCGTCCGGAGGCAGGTCGGTTCCGATGACGACCGGACCAGACATGGTGATCTCCCATCAGGCGATGTGCAGGATGTCCGCGACGGGGCGACGCGGGGAGGCGGCGCCCGGCGGGCCGTAGCCGAGGCGCAGGATGATCTGAACATAGCCCGGTCCGGACTCCGGATCGCGCAGCTGCCACCGGGTGTCGGGCCATTCGACGGCCTGGTGCAGCACGGAGCCGCGCAGTCCGTGGACGGTTGCGAGCAGCCAGACGCGTTCCAGCGCCATACCCGTGCGCACCCAGGCGCTGTGGTCGTCGTGGGCCGTCGTGAAGGTCACCAGTTGCGGCAGCGGCTCGAACCGGGCCGGGGCCGGCACGGCGGTGGGCGGATGGCCGGTGAAGCTCCGCACGGGAACGCGAGCATCGCGGTCCATGGGGCCCAGCGCGGAGGCCGGGATCCCGTCGGTGGCAGGGGCCTCCAGCCTCACCCAGCTGCGCAGTTCGGCCTCGCGCAGCACGTCGGCAGCGGTGCGGCGCTCCGCGTCCGCGGTCAGGGCCAGGACCCGCCGGGTCTCGGCCTCCTCGAGCATCGCGAGGACGACGCCCTCCTGGTCGGCGGCGGCCATGAGCTCGCCGACCAGGCTCTCCGGCACGTCACGGTTGGTGAACGGCCTCCGGCTGCTGTGCCGCTCGGCGACGGCCGGGTACAGCTCGGAGTCACGCTCGGGCTCCGCGTCCGGAGGGCGCCCCGCGAAGGACAGGTGGGCGACCAGATCGGGTCGCTCGGGGTCGGGGAGCAGCCGCAGGCGGGTCTGCAGGCCGAGGAAGGCGGCGGCCACCCGCAGGTTGAGCACCGCGGCACCGAGGGAGACGTGCAGCGCGCGTCCGGTCGGGTCGGTCACGGGCACGGCGCGCGACCCGTCCGCGTGGACGAGCAGCCCGCGACGGTCGGCGGTGGCCTCGAAGCGCCATGGCTGACTGTTGTGCAGTGAGGGGGCCGCGCCCCCGGCCGCGGCCAGGAAGGCGAACCGGTCCGGGGTGAGGGCCGGGTCGGTGGTGTGGGCGTTGTCGGTCATGGCGGCCGCCTCCTCTTCGGGCGTCTCCCCCTGGGTCAACGGTTGACGAGTGTCTGGCCGGTGACGTCCCACTGGACGTCGACCACGCCCTCCACCGCCCGCGCGAGCCGCGCGGCGACGGGAACCAGGGTCGTGTCGGCGAGGCGCCCGGTGAGCATCACCACGCCGTCCTCGACGTGGACCACCACACCGCTCGCGTCCTCGCCGAAGAGGTAGGCGACGACCTCGCGGCGGACCTCCTCGGCGATCTCCTCGTCCGGCCGCAGGAAGACGGTGAGCAGGTCGGCGCGGCTGACGATGCCGGCCAGCATGCCCCACTCGTCCACCACCGGCAGGCGCTTGACGTGGTGACGGGCCAGCTGCCTGGCCGCCTGCGCGAGCGTCGCGTCGGCGCGCACCGTCACCGCGGGCGCGGTCATCAACTCGGCCGCGGTGAGGGCCCCGGCCTTGGCCATGTCCCCCAGTCGGCGCAGTTGTTCGGGTCGGCTCGGGTCCGCGTCCCGGAACTCCTCCTTCGGCAGCAGGTCCGCCTCGGAGACCACGCCGACGACGCGGCCCTCCCCCGCGGTCACCGGCACCGCGCTGACCTTCCACTGGGCCATCAGGGCGACGATGTCCTTGAAGGGCGCCTCCTGGCCGACGGAGACGACCGTCTCCGTCATCACGTCGCTGACGATGTGCGGACTACCGCTGCCGTACATGACTGCCGCCTCCCTTGTCCTGCGGATGGACGAAATGGACCACGTGTGCGTCGGGACCGGGGAAGAACACCGAGGTCCGGCCGTTGTCCGACCAGCGGACGTCGAACGGCGGGCTGCCGTCGACGTGATGCAGCCCGACGACCTCGCCGTCCCTGCGGACGACTCCGGGACGCGTTCCGTCCACGACGATCTGATCTCCCAGTGCTGCGCGCATCGGGGGCTCCTCTCACGGTTCGCTGGTGGTGGGGCGTCCGGCCGCGAGGCGCAGCTCGCGTCCGGTGATCCGGACGGGGTGGATGCGCACGAGGAGGTCCCGTGGCCCTTCGGCCCAGGGCTGGGGCTCCTTCTCGTCGGCGCCGGGGCGGTCGACGTCCCGTCGGTCCTCCTCGGCGACACCGGTGACGAGCACGCTCCAGCCCTCGGCCATGACGTCGTCGAGGTGGTCGACCTCCAGCACGACGCGTCGCCCCACGGCCTCGGCCAGCGCGCCGACCGTCTCGCTGCGGAAGAGCACGACCCCGTCGGTCACCCGGTAGTTGACCGGTCGGACGATCAGGGCGCCGCCCATCTGGAACACGACACGGCCGATGCCGCGTCGGCCGAGTCTGCCGTGGCACTCCTCCTCCGTCAGGTCGACCATGCGCGTGCGTCGGTCGGGGCCGGCTCGGCCGGGTGCCACGTCCCGGTCACCACCGAGCAGTTCCACCCGTGAAGTCTCCAACGCGGCGGCCAGGCGGGTCAGCTCGCCCGGGCTCAGTTCGGCCGGGCGGGTCTCGATCCAGTCGACGAATCCGGGGGTCATGGCGGCACGCCGGGCGAGCTCGTCGATCCCGAGGCCGAGTTCGCGCCTGCGTCGGGCGACTCGTCGGCCGAGGTCGCCGGGGTTGCGGCGTGCGCCTCCCCGCGGTCGGGGGGCAGGAGTCCCGGATGCTGCGAACATGATCGCTTCCTTCCCCGGTCGTCACCAGTGCGGGACGACCGCGACGGGGCAACGCGCGTGATGGAGGGCCGCGTGCGCGACGGGCCCGAGGGCGGAGACGGGGCGGTGCCTGCGGCGCCCGACGACCAGGAGTGAGGCCTTCTCGGCCTCCTCGACCAGGACCGTCGCCGGATCCCCGGACAGCTCCGCGGTCGTCACGTCCACGTCGGGGAAGCCGTGGTGAGCGGCTGTCACCGCCTCGTGGAGTGCGCGGGCCTGGTGGTTCTCGAGCTCTCTGCGTTCGGCTTCGCCGGGTTGCGCCGGACCCGCACCCCAGAGCAGCGGCGGCTGCCAGGCGTGCACGGCCCTCAGCACGACTCCGTGCTCCTGCGCGCTACGGAGTGCGAACTCAAGGACGGGCCGGCAGTCCCAGGCGGGGTCGACTCCGACCACGACCCGGTAACCGGGTCCCGCCGCGGCGGCGCGCCCCGGCACGAGGACGACGGGCCGCTCGGCGCGAGCGGCCACCGACTGGGCGACCGAACCCAGCATCAGTGCGCCGAAGCCGCCGCTCCCGCGCGTCCCGAGCACCAGCGTCCCGGACTCGTCGGCGGCGCGCAGCAGGGTCAGGTCCACCGGCCCGGCCGTCGGCTCGATCTCGACGTGCAGCCCGGGATGGGTCCGGCGCAGGTCGGCGGCGAGCCGGGTCATCGCGTGGAGGGCCTCCACCTCGGCCTCCTCGACACGTTCGTCCCCCGGACGGATCCACAGTCCGGTCGGCCGTACGTGGATCAGCCGCACGGGCCGGCGGGTCGCGGCGGCCTCCCGCCCGGCCCAGTCCGCCGCGCCGACGCTCGCGTCGGAGCCGTCGACCCCGACGATCAGTGGTGTGGTCATCGCGACGTTCCTTCCGATCGGCCCGCCTGACGCGGGTCCCGTCCGGGGCCTTGGCATCGGGGCGGTTCGGACGGGTGGCTCCCTTCTCAGGGTTCGCTGCCGCCCCACCCAGGGGACAGGGCCGACCGGTCCCCACTCCGGTCCCCTGCGAGCCTGGGGCACAGGTCGGGGCTGGGCCTCTCGGTCCCTTGCGACCGGCCCGAAGGGCCCTGGCCCGAAGCCACCGGGCCGGCGCCGGCCACGACCTTCCGGCCGGGGCGGGTACTGCCCGGGCTACCGAAGGACCCATCCGCGCGACTGCCGCGTAGGGTCCTGCGGCGTCGGGGAGAGGACCCCCTCGACCCTGTGCCTCCTCTCGCTCCGCTCGGCATCGTGGGACAGGCAAGGGTTTCCTTCCCACGGGAACTCCGCTCCGGAAGGTGAGAGCGATGTCACGCACGACGGCGTTCCAGCAGGGTGATCTGGTCCGGATCTACCGGGACAGCGCACTGGCCGCAATGGAGACGGCAACCGTGGTACGGATGCACGCTGACGGCGGCGTGCGGCTGCGCTTCCACACCGACGGCCACGAGGCCACCTGCCGGCACGGCCTGATCGAGCCGGCCGACACGTCCCACGCGCCCCACTACCTCGCCTGACACCGCGCCGAGGAGCCGAGAGCCATGAAGCGGATCACCGTCGCCAAGCGACCGTCCGGACTTCCGCGGCCTGCCCCGCTGGACCTGCGGACCCCGTCCGGGCGTCCGCTGCCCTACTGATCGAAGCCGCCGACTGCGGCACGACTGCCCGAAGACGTCCGCCGGGTGCCCCGCGCGCTGTCGCGCGCGGCACCCGGCGGTAGCGGGCCGTCCCCGTCATGGGGGAACGCGTCATGAGGGAACGTCGACACCGTTGCCCGCGGAGTCGGTGTTGCCTGCCCTCAGCAACTGGTATCCGAGGTCGAGCAGGGCGCGTCCGGCGGCGAACTCGTCGCCGATCTCGGGCACCGGGCGGTCCACCGGATCGCGCATCGAGGCCGCGCTTGCCTGGAGACGGTTGTCGCCGGTGTCCAGCACGGCGTGCACCCGGGTGACGTCACCCTCCTCGAAGAGGTCGAGCCGGACGGTCCAGGTCCTGGTGTGGTAGTCGTCCGACGCGGGTCTGCGCGGTTCGGTGTTCATCGATCTTCCTCCTTCGGTGTTTCCGGTGCCGGGTCAGTCGGGGACGACGCAGACCGGGCAGGTGGCGTGATGCAGCACGCCGAGGGCGACGGAGCCGAGCGCCAGCCCGGGGTAACCGCCGCTGCCCCGGGCCCCGACGAGGAGCAGGGACGCGCTTCGGCTGCGAGCGACCTCCAGCAGCGCGCGGACCGGATGGTCCTCGCGCACCCAGGCGGTGACCGCGACCTCGGGGAAGCGCTGTCCGGCGCCCGCGAGAGCCTCCGAGACCACCAGCTCGTGCGAGACCTGCTCGGGGCGGAACCGGCGCCGCTGTTCCTCGACCGGGACCGAGAGGCCGCCGGGCATCCGGCGCCAGGTGTGCACGACGATCAGCGGGAGGCCGTGCAGGTCCGCCTCCTCCAGTGCCTGCCGCAGGACGGCCTGACCGTGGGAGGAGCCGTCGACGCCGACGACCACCGGGCCGGGCGCCGTGTGTGCGGCCGTCTCCGCGGGCGACGGGACCACGACCACCGGACAGGCTGCCTGGCCGGCCAGTGCGGTACCGGTGGAGCCCACCACGAGCTCGCCGAGGGCGCCGGTCCCCCTCGTGGCGAGGACGAGCATCCGGGCGTCGCGGGCCGCGTCGAGCAGGACCTCGATCGGGGTACCCTCGCGCACCTCGCCGGTGACGGCGATGCCCGGCTCGCGTGCCCCGGTGTCGGCGACCTCGCGGCTCATCGCCTCGCGGGCCACCTGGCGCAGATGGTCCTCACCGAGTTCGGTCGCGGAGTCGTAGAAGGGGAGCAAGGGCGGCGGGTACTCGTAGGCGTGGACGAGCTCGACCGCCTCCTTGCGGCGCATCGCCTCGTCCAGCGCCCAGGTCGTGGCGTGACGGCTCTCCAGGGTTCCGTCGACGCCGACCACGATGCGGGCCCGGCCACCGTCTGCGAACGA
This genomic interval from Streptacidiphilus rugosus AM-16 contains the following:
- a CDS encoding universal stress protein, coding for MNVPRGRQPVLVGVSRSTAAPWAVRWAADEAAARGLPLLIVHAQEWPSAISPETAPGSAGHLWASHFRATGQALVDTARAEALQLHPDLEVSVGVAEGRPTEVLQRLSADASQVVVGTRLLGDVEAAFVRSRGAGLLGQVACPVALVPKPEEPQPEHGGTVVVGVDGSAASEAAVAYAYEEAALTGARLTAVEVRRPHDAARPAVQEEARLDLAEALAGWNDKYPHVEAEPQVLTGHPAHVLVRAAEHARCLVVGSHGRSGWHDALLGSTTRSLLHHAHGPLVVVPPQYTGRP
- a CDS encoding HAD family hydrolase is translated as MSAIDSLHGAVFDTDGVLTETATLHAMAWKAAFDDLLRALPDSVPAAARAPFDLATDYPRHVDGRSREDGVRAFLASRGLGDLDPSRIGRLALRKDRIYLALLRHLGVAPSPGAVDLLSALHGLGVPTAAVSASRHCAQVLAAAGLAERFDALVDGLEAARLGLAGKPDPALFVEAARRLGTAPARTMVVEDALVGVEAARRGGFSPVVGVDRGAGAGELLANGADLVVDGLTELPTLLGL
- a CDS encoding zinc-binding alcohol dehydrogenase family protein, producing the protein MTGHGRETEAWVVESPGPMDTRPLRLVRKAVPDPGPGELLVEVDVCGVCRTDLHLAEGDLAPRAPGRTPGHEAVGRVIATGPDTPGFGPGDRVGAAWLARTCGVCRYCRAGRENLCPESRYTGWDRDGGFARLLIADARYVYALPSDGRDEAELAPLLCAGIIGYRALERAELPRGGRLGIYGFGASAHLTAQLAIARGATVHVLTRAEEARWLALELGAASAGGAYDAPPEPLDAAILFAPVGDLVPVALAALDRGGTLAVAGIHLSDIPALNYAAHLFQERTLRSVTANTRADGRAYLAEVAGLPLRVRTVAYAFGDADRALADLAADRVTGVAVLDLRGRPGAT
- a CDS encoding glycoside hydrolase family 65 protein encodes the protein MNGDAWTLRHEGLDPAREGLLEALCAVGNGYFVTRAAAPEATADGVHYPGTYLAGCYHRATSSVQGRTVVNEDLVNGPNWLPLSFRAAGEEGPWFGEPGFPALDQRLELDLRHAVLTRRRRCRDGAGRTTDVVQRVFAHMGRPHLGVLVTQLTPVDWTGMLEVRSGLEGRVANDGVARYRGLNSRHLIPAGQGVEGDVGWLQARTEDSGLRVGLAARIRFRAGDAAFCGLRNGLPDVEGRIDQSFTVAVRQGHTLTVEKTAALFTSRDGLAAEPAASARDLVAAAEDVPDLERQHRLRWQELWRRCRVGADFDGAGTVHLYALHLLQTFSPNSVDLDVGIPARGLHGEAYRGHVFWDELFILPYFNRHLPELSRAVLRYRHRRLDRARRDATATGRRGAMFPWQSGSDGGEETQELHLNPRSGRWLPDHSRLQRHVGSAVAYNVWQYHQATGDTEFLADAGAELILEVARFWADSAEFDERIDRYRIRGVVGPDEYHDGYPWSSRPGLDDNAYTNVMASWTLHTARRVLRELPSYRRGELLAALGVEPAELARWDELSHRLHVPFHDGVISQFDGYERLEELDWSALRARHGDIRRLDRLLEAEGDTVNRYRASKQADVLMLWYLFPPDEVRRMLSRLGCAADPDLMERTVDYYLARTSHGSTLSAVVHAWVLARRDRPASWRFFREAVAGDVHDIQGGTTAEGVHLGAMAGVVDLLERCYSGLSLQGGTLVLDPALPPQLGRLDLNLRYRGHGDVRVRLAHRHATVTLPAGTAPPIQVVLRGSPTTLRAGESHRVDW
- a CDS encoding universal stress protein, with amino-acid sequence MSGPVVIGTDLPPDDGPVVAWAESEAELRGAELRLVHGCGEADMRHAHAEALHTVRDQARQSLDELARTVRGRRPALTVSAEVLDGTPRAVLAEEAETAGLLVIGARGSGGFPGLLAGSTSLHTAATARCPVVVVHATDDTAGRTAGEVVAGVDAREPDEPVLRFAFTAAERRKLPLRVVHAWRYPLLRIGKAAPPVYEEGHVEDEERRLLAEVLSGWREEFPAVEVRPDPVKSGAAKQLVALSADASLLVVGRGGRPTGPIGRLGSVSQALVEHARCPVAVVPLG
- a CDS encoding Acg family FMN-binding oxidoreductase; this encodes MTDNAHTTDPALTPDRFAFLAAAGGAAPSLHNSQPWRFEATADRRGLLVHADGSRAVPVTDPTGRALHVSLGAAVLNLRVAAAFLGLQTRLRLLPDPERPDLVAHLSFAGRPPDAEPERDSELYPAVAERHSSRRPFTNRDVPESLVGELMAAADQEGVVLAMLEEAETRRVLALTADAERRTAADVLREAELRSWVRLEAPATDGIPASALGPMDRDARVPVRSFTGHPPTAVPAPARFEPLPQLVTFTTAHDDHSAWVRTGMALERVWLLATVHGLRGSVLHQAVEWPDTRWQLRDPESGPGYVQIILRLGYGPPGAASPRRPVADILHIA
- a CDS encoding CBS domain-containing protein: MYGSGSPHIVSDVMTETVVSVGQEAPFKDIVALMAQWKVSAVPVTAGEGRVVGVVSEADLLPKEEFRDADPSRPEQLRRLGDMAKAGALTAAELMTAPAVTVRADATLAQAARQLARHHVKRLPVVDEWGMLAGIVSRADLLTVFLRPDEEIAEEVRREVVAYLFGEDASGVVVHVEDGVVMLTGRLADTTLVPVAARLARAVEGVVDVQWDVTGQTLVNR
- a CDS encoding DUF1918 domain-containing protein: MRAALGDQIVVDGTRPGVVRRDGEVVGLHHVDGSPPFDVRWSDNGRTSVFFPGPDAHVVHFVHPQDKGGGSHVRQR
- a CDS encoding helix-turn-helix domain-containing protein, translating into MFAASGTPAPRPRGGARRNPGDLGRRVARRRRELGLGIDELARRAAMTPGFVDWIETRPAELSPGELTRLAAALETSRVELLGGDRDVAPGRAGPDRRTRMVDLTEEECHGRLGRRGIGRVVFQMGGALIVRPVNYRVTDGVVLFRSETVGALAEAVGRRVVLEVDHLDDVMAEGWSVLVTGVAEEDRRDVDRPGADEKEPQPWAEGPRDLLVRIHPVRITGRELRLAAGRPTTSEP
- a CDS encoding universal stress protein; the encoded protein is MTTPLIVGVDGSDASVGAADWAGREAAATRRPVRLIHVRPTGLWIRPGDERVEEAEVEALHAMTRLAADLRRTHPGLHVEIEPTAGPVDLTLLRAADESGTLVLGTRGSGGFGALMLGSVAQSVAARAERPVVLVPGRAAAAGPGYRVVVGVDPAWDCRPVLEFALRSAQEHGVVLRAVHAWQPPLLWGAGPAQPGEAERRELENHQARALHEAVTAAHHGFPDVDVTTAELSGDPATVLVEEAEKASLLVVGRRRHRPVSALGPVAHAALHHARCPVAVVPHW
- a CDS encoding dsRBD fold-containing protein — translated: MNTEPRRPASDDYHTRTWTVRLDLFEEGDVTRVHAVLDTGDNRLQASAASMRDPVDRPVPEIGDEFAAGRALLDLGYQLLRAGNTDSAGNGVDVPS